A genomic stretch from Bosea sp. F3-2 includes:
- the rffA gene encoding dTDP-4-amino-4,6-dideoxygalactose transaminase, whose product MNNLQSEKIPFGRPAIVGKELEYIAQAIQNGTIAGGGPFMQRCETWLEQALSARRALMTHSCTAALEMAAMLSEVGPGDEVIMPSFTFSATATAFVLRGATVVFVDIDPDTLNIDPAHIEPAITERTKVVVPVHYAGLACDMDAIMEIAGQHDLLVVEDAAQAHLSTFKGKSLGTIGDLGCLSFHETKNVISGEGGALILNNERLLDRAEIIREKGTDRSRFFRGQVDKYTWQDIGSSYCPGEIVSAFLMAQLEQADIICARRRVIYDLYRESLAPLAADGTVILPRATGTEVNGHIFWLLLESEAVRADLIRYLNARDINAVFHYVPLHSAPAGRKFGRASGDLAVTNRISNRLLRLPLYYTLDDDEVSRVVEAIFAYFGRSA is encoded by the coding sequence GTGAACAACCTGCAAAGCGAGAAGATCCCCTTCGGTCGGCCTGCAATCGTCGGGAAAGAACTCGAGTATATCGCTCAGGCCATCCAGAACGGGACCATCGCTGGCGGAGGGCCATTCATGCAGCGCTGCGAGACGTGGCTGGAGCAGGCCCTGTCCGCCCGCCGCGCACTGATGACCCACTCCTGCACCGCAGCGCTCGAGATGGCCGCGATGTTGTCCGAGGTCGGGCCGGGGGACGAGGTGATCATGCCGTCGTTCACCTTCTCCGCCACGGCGACGGCCTTTGTTCTGCGCGGCGCCACCGTCGTCTTCGTTGATATCGACCCGGACACCCTCAATATCGATCCGGCTCACATCGAACCGGCCATCACCGAGCGGACCAAGGTTGTCGTCCCAGTTCATTATGCGGGCCTCGCCTGCGACATGGACGCTATCATGGAGATCGCCGGCCAACACGACCTGCTGGTGGTGGAGGATGCAGCACAAGCTCATCTCTCAACGTTCAAGGGCAAGTCTCTCGGAACGATAGGTGACCTCGGTTGCCTCTCCTTCCACGAGACCAAGAATGTCATCTCGGGAGAGGGCGGAGCCCTCATCCTCAACAATGAGCGCCTGCTCGACCGTGCCGAGATTATTCGCGAAAAAGGCACGGACCGCAGCCGCTTCTTCCGCGGCCAGGTCGACAAATACACCTGGCAGGACATCGGCTCGTCCTATTGCCCGGGCGAGATCGTCAGCGCCTTCCTCATGGCCCAGCTCGAACAAGCCGACATCATCTGCGCGCGCCGGCGCGTCATCTACGACCTCTATCGCGAAAGCCTGGCGCCTCTGGCGGCGGACGGTACCGTCATCCTGCCCCGCGCCACGGGAACCGAGGTCAACGGCCATATCTTCTGGCTCCTGCTCGAGTCGGAAGCCGTGCGTGCCGACCTCATTCGGTATCTGAACGCGCGCGATATCAACGCCGTCTTTCACTACGTACCGCTTCATTCGGCTCCGGCCGGTCGCAAGTTTGGGCGCGCGTCGGGAGACCTTGCCGTGACTAACCGGATCAGCAACCGGCTTTTGCGCCTACCGCTCTACTACACGCTCGACGATGACGAGGTGTCCAGGGTGGTTGAAGCCATCTTTGCTTATTTCGGACGGTCCGCCTGA
- a CDS encoding glycosyltransferase — translation MTPVDMDRPRIKLSIVSTLYRSADTIEPFYERCMAAASDLCQDIELVLVNDGSPDDSLARALDLNDRDSRVVVVDLSRNFGHHKAMMTGLTVASGDYVFLIDSDLEEEPELLTTFWNRFQKGDCDVVYGVQEARRGGWFERVTGDVFFWLVDKLSDQKLPRNLVTARLMTRQYVRELIRHRDREFFIAHLWLLTGFRQEPLTVRKLALSPTTYSVRKRVEMLVKYVTTTSTKLLYMILYLGLATAGLSGAAVFYIVARYLWTGIAADGWTSLIVSICFFGGLTTLILGILGIYIANIFSETKRRPYAVVRRIHRGPAVKPHC, via the coding sequence ATGACCCCAGTTGATATGGACAGGCCCCGGATAAAACTGTCGATCGTTTCCACCCTCTACCGGTCGGCGGATACGATTGAGCCATTCTATGAACGCTGCATGGCCGCTGCTTCCGACCTCTGCCAGGACATTGAGTTGGTGCTGGTCAATGACGGCTCGCCCGATGACAGTCTGGCTCGCGCACTCGACCTGAATGACAGAGATTCTCGCGTTGTCGTGGTCGACCTGTCGCGCAATTTTGGTCACCATAAGGCGATGATGACCGGATTGACGGTTGCGTCGGGCGACTATGTCTTCTTGATCGACAGTGATTTGGAGGAGGAGCCTGAACTCCTCACAACCTTTTGGAACCGCTTCCAAAAGGGCGATTGCGACGTCGTTTACGGGGTCCAGGAGGCTCGCCGTGGCGGCTGGTTCGAGCGAGTGACTGGAGACGTCTTTTTCTGGCTGGTAGACAAGCTGAGTGACCAAAAGCTGCCGCGCAACCTCGTCACTGCACGCCTGATGACGCGCCAATATGTGCGCGAGTTGATCCGGCATCGTGATCGGGAGTTCTTCATCGCACATCTTTGGTTGTTGACGGGCTTTCGTCAGGAACCACTCACCGTTCGCAAGCTGGCCTTGTCGCCGACAACCTATTCGGTAAGGAAGCGGGTTGAGATGCTGGTAAAGTATGTTACCACCACCTCGACAAAACTCCTTTACATGATCCTTTATCTTGGATTGGCGACGGCTGGTTTGTCTGGCGCTGCCGTCTTCTACATTGTTGCGCGCTACCTTTGGACCGGGATCGCTGCCGATGGCTGGACATCGTTAATCGTTTCGATCTGTTTTTTTGGTGGGCTGACGACCCTCATTCTGGGAATCCTTGGAATCTATATTGCGAATATCTTTTCGGAGACCAAGCGCCGCCCCTATGCGGTCGTGCGCCGAATTCACCGCGGCCCGGCCGTCAAGCCGCACTGTTGA
- a CDS encoding peptidoglycan-binding protein: MNTREVQAALVALGYSLVVDGVMGPRTKTAVQAFQRGRGLATDGIVGPLTIAALQETEAAKSGAGQPLAGVLPADWMPAARMNRVIVHWTAGVHRASGLDRTHYHILIEGDGHLVRGSSSIALNDAGGAKKGYAAQTLNCNTGSIGVSLCCMAGATESPFNAGSAPMTRVQWEALPAVLADLCRRYSISVTPQTVLSHAEVQSTLGIAQRGKWDISRLAFDPSVVGAKASGDLFRAATAKLL, from the coding sequence ATGAACACTCGCGAGGTGCAAGCCGCGCTGGTCGCGCTCGGCTATTCGCTTGTCGTCGATGGCGTCATGGGGCCGAGGACGAAGACTGCTGTGCAAGCGTTCCAGCGCGGGCGAGGGCTGGCCACAGACGGCATCGTCGGACCGCTGACGATCGCGGCCTTGCAGGAGACGGAAGCTGCGAAGAGTGGTGCGGGTCAGCCGTTAGCGGGGGTGCTACCGGCCGACTGGATGCCAGCTGCCAGAATGAATCGGGTGATCGTCCACTGGACCGCCGGCGTCCATCGAGCTTCTGGGCTCGACCGCACCCACTATCATATTCTGATCGAGGGAGACGGGCATCTGGTCCGTGGTAGTAGCTCGATCGCGCTGAACGACGCCGGCGGTGCGAAAAAGGGCTACGCCGCACAAACGTTGAACTGCAACACGGGTTCGATTGGTGTCTCGCTCTGCTGCATGGCCGGCGCGACCGAGAGCCCGTTCAACGCCGGCAGCGCGCCGATGACGCGCGTGCAGTGGGAGGCTCTGCCCGCCGTGCTAGCGGATCTCTGCCGGCGCTATTCCATCTCGGTCACGCCGCAGACGGTGCTCTCGCACGCCGAGGTGCAATCCACGCTCGGCATCGCTCAGCGCGGCAAGTGGGATATCTCGCGCCTGGCCTTCGATCCTTCGGTCGTCGGCGCCAAGGCCTCCGGCGATCTGTTCCGCGCTGCTACTGCAAAGCTTCTCTGA
- a CDS encoding class I SAM-dependent methyltransferase, whose product MAAIYAENYELPAQSSLADNARGEAYARVVAGAIGGIPGLGRLLEIGCGSGATARFLARMLPVHEIRGVDPALPDEFLGTSGKVTLARGLLEDQAGPAWRHFDAVVSINTIEHTPDPAGFLAAIAARLRPSGKAVVICPVAVPANCELLFFDHLWTFSPAAFHAFAAAAGLRVTETLALDGALACFQGFVMEKGGGASEPGAAANPDDAARYLAAWQELDGLWCDRLDTLGGRVQIFGAGQMAAVIRAYAPRTWARTERLVVDNPADAWDLGRVERYVPEDHVHGYRTIVAVNPLAKEAVAARIRRDGGEPLVMPDAIQF is encoded by the coding sequence GTGGCGGCGATCTACGCAGAGAATTACGAGCTGCCCGCCCAGTCGAGCCTCGCCGACAACGCCCGCGGAGAGGCCTACGCGCGCGTGGTGGCGGGAGCCATCGGTGGAATACCCGGCCTCGGCCGCCTGCTCGAAATCGGCTGCGGCTCCGGTGCGACGGCCCGCTTCCTGGCCCGTATGTTGCCGGTTCACGAGATCCGGGGCGTCGATCCGGCGCTCCCGGACGAGTTCTTGGGAACCTCTGGCAAGGTCACACTGGCGAGAGGCTTGCTCGAGGATCAAGCGGGGCCGGCCTGGCGCCATTTCGATGCGGTGGTGTCGATCAATACGATCGAACATACACCTGACCCGGCCGGCTTTCTTGCTGCAATTGCCGCGCGACTCCGCCCTAGCGGAAAGGCAGTCGTGATCTGCCCGGTCGCGGTACCCGCGAACTGCGAGCTGCTGTTCTTCGATCACCTGTGGACATTCTCCCCTGCTGCGTTTCATGCATTCGCAGCTGCAGCAGGGCTCCGGGTCACAGAGACGCTCGCCCTCGACGGAGCCCTCGCATGTTTCCAGGGCTTCGTGATGGAAAAGGGAGGCGGGGCAAGCGAGCCGGGAGCGGCTGCGAACCCCGATGATGCAGCCCGGTACCTCGCCGCGTGGCAAGAACTCGACGGCCTTTGGTGTGATCGGCTCGACACCCTCGGCGGCCGCGTTCAGATCTTTGGTGCAGGGCAAATGGCCGCGGTCATCCGAGCCTATGCTCCGCGTACCTGGGCCCGCACCGAGCGGCTTGTGGTCGACAATCCCGCTGACGCCTGGGATCTTGGCCGGGTCGAGCGCTATGTCCCGGAAGATCATGTCCACGGTTACCGCACAATCGTGGCCGTCAACCCGCTGGCAAAGGAAGCCGTCGCTGCACGGATTCGGCGAGACGGCGGTGAGCCCCTTGTCATGCCGGACGCCATTCAGTTCTAG
- a CDS encoding IS5 family transposase (programmed frameshift) — MGDLFLLSERQMARISPHFPLSHGVPRVDDRRVVSGIVYVIRNGLQWKDAPKDYGPHKTLYNRFIRWSRLGVFDRIFAGLAGEGPKPERIMIDATHLKAHRTAASLLKKGLFPRRIGRTKGGLNSKLHTVCDDTGRPIIMLLSEGQMSDHKGASLVLVALPPAKTLIADRGYDSAAFRQALVAKGIEPCIPSSRSRKTPYPYDKTLYRQRHKVENLFAKLKDWRRIATRYDRCAHTFFSAICIAATVIFWL; from the exons ATGGGTGATTTGTTTTTGCTGAGCGAGCGCCAGATGGCGAGGATATCGCCGCATTTTCCGCTCTCGCATGGCGTGCCGCGGGTCGACGATCGTCGCGTGGTGAGCGGCATCGTCTACGTCATCCGCAACGGCCTGCAGTGGAAGGACGCGCCCAAGGACTATGGCCCGCACAAGACGCTCTATAACCGCTTCATCCGCTGGAGCCGGCTCGGCGTCTTCGACCGCATCTTCGCCGGTCTTGCCGGCGAAGGGCCGAAGCCGGAGCGGATCATGATCGACGCGACGCATCTGAAGGCGCACCGCACGGCGGCGAGCCTGCTCAAAAAGGGGCTCT TTCCCCGTCGTATCGGGCGCACCAAGGGCGGGCTGAACTCCAAGCTCCACACCGTCTGCGACGATACCGGCCGCCCGATCATCATGCTGCTCTCGGAAGGCCAGATGAGCGACCACAAGGGCGCAAGCCTCGTGCTCGTGGCCCTGCCGCCAGCCAAAACCCTCATCGCCGATCGCGGCTACGACAGCGCCGCGTTCCGCCAGGCGCTGGTCGCCAAAGGCATCGAACCCTGCATTCCATCGAGCAGAAGCCGGAAAACCCCTTATCCCTACGACAAGACGCTCTATCGCCAGCGCCACAAGGTCGAGAACCTCTTCGCCAAGCTCAAAGACTGGCGGCGCATCGCCACACGCTACGACCGATGCGCCCACACCTTCTTCTCGGCAATCTGTATCGCCGCTACCGTCATCTTCTGGCTCTGA
- a CDS encoding phytanoyl-CoA dioxygenase family protein, which yields MASITERSYGIHRRVAAENEIDDACETLSTLGYAVLEGGYTPTEIDELSAAFDDARRHSEDAAGGQGALRQLDEHNTIRVAFHHDARLLVLATNQRVLAVVRRAISDYVVLSQQNGIINPANAAEYNQGAWHRDLPYQHVVFSRPMAINALFCIDDFTLENGATIVLPATHKQEEFPSSRFVRSAAIQVTAPRGSYILLDCMTYHTGATNRTPKDRRAVNHVYTSPIIRQQIDLPALLGESFTEDRDVRELLGYGVRTPRSLDEYFASRRR from the coding sequence ATGGCCAGCATTACCGAGCGCAGCTACGGCATTCATCGGCGCGTTGCAGCGGAAAACGAGATCGACGATGCCTGTGAGACGCTTTCGACCCTAGGTTATGCTGTTCTTGAAGGTGGTTACACACCAACCGAGATAGATGAGCTGTCGGCAGCCTTCGATGACGCCCGTCGGCACTCGGAAGATGCAGCGGGCGGTCAAGGCGCCCTGAGACAGCTCGACGAGCACAACACCATCCGGGTTGCGTTTCATCACGACGCGCGGTTGCTTGTCCTGGCTACAAATCAGCGCGTCTTGGCCGTGGTGCGGCGAGCGATCAGCGATTATGTCGTGCTCTCCCAGCAAAATGGGATCATCAATCCGGCCAATGCCGCGGAATACAATCAGGGCGCCTGGCATAGGGACTTACCCTACCAGCACGTCGTGTTTTCCCGGCCAATGGCCATCAACGCACTGTTCTGCATCGATGATTTCACGTTGGAAAACGGTGCGACGATCGTCCTGCCAGCAACGCACAAACAGGAAGAGTTTCCGTCCTCCCGCTTCGTGCGAAGTGCCGCGATTCAAGTTACCGCACCGCGTGGCAGCTACATTCTCCTCGATTGCATGACCTATCACACAGGTGCGACCAATCGAACGCCGAAGGATCGACGCGCTGTCAATCATGTCTACACAAGTCCGATCATCCGGCAGCAGATTGACCTGCCGGCCCTGCTCGGCGAATCTTTCACAGAAGATCGGGACGTGCGAGAACTGCTGGGCTACGGAGTCAGGACACCGCGATCTTTGGACGAGTATTTCGCCTCGCGCCGCCGCTGA
- a CDS encoding class I SAM-dependent methyltransferase translates to MRVEVARTDVDKDERRDRGAAVPVQTLAQLVGQLPAPLRKALRRAIGGQGHAQHWTHALWAWHRARGDKRVDRIAPGLAALIRDTCGSVEGLSCLEFGSGHLLSEALVFWLAGATRVVAVDYYPLLRLHFARRAFTLAGRDALLAALAPVASAATVTERIARLDQLGDWTLEGLSELGIDYLAPADFCRETEFAGTFDLIHSASVLEHLPLADSRAIVANTQAALRPGGLALHAIHLEDHLDFRHNPLAFLAADTDWREGDADARGNRLRASDWLRIFRSLPAAQVEILWEVVREDAPLPRILDPVFAGYAERDLRIGGIMLAVRSSAWAAEAVRGPFLEGGREPATLMLSR, encoded by the coding sequence GTGCGTGTCGAGGTCGCGCGGACTGACGTGGATAAGGATGAGCGGCGCGATCGGGGGGCGGCCGTGCCTGTGCAAACTCTGGCTCAACTGGTGGGTCAACTGCCGGCGCCGCTGCGCAAGGCGTTGCGGCGCGCCATCGGCGGCCAGGGCCATGCCCAGCACTGGACACACGCTCTCTGGGCTTGGCACCGGGCCCGAGGCGACAAGCGTGTCGACCGCATCGCTCCCGGGCTCGCCGCCCTGATCCGAGACACCTGCGGCTCCGTTGAGGGGCTTTCCTGCCTTGAATTCGGCAGCGGGCACCTGCTCTCGGAGGCGCTGGTCTTCTGGCTGGCCGGGGCGACACGGGTCGTGGCTGTCGACTATTATCCCCTCTTGCGTCTGCATTTCGCGCGCCGCGCCTTCACGTTGGCCGGCCGCGACGCGCTGCTGGCGGCTCTGGCGCCGGTAGCGTCGGCAGCGACCGTTACGGAACGAATCGCCCGCCTCGATCAACTCGGCGATTGGACACTGGAGGGTCTTTCAGAGCTGGGGATCGACTACCTTGCCCCGGCTGATTTTTGCCGGGAGACGGAATTTGCCGGCACCTTCGACCTCATCCACTCCGCCTCCGTGCTTGAGCATCTGCCGCTCGCCGACAGCAGGGCCATCGTCGCCAACACGCAGGCCGCATTGCGCCCGGGTGGCCTTGCCCTGCATGCCATCCATCTCGAGGACCATCTCGATTTCCGGCACAATCCGCTTGCCTTTCTCGCTGCCGACACCGACTGGCGGGAAGGAGACGCTGATGCGCGCGGCAATCGCCTGCGTGCGTCAGACTGGTTGCGCATCTTCCGATCACTGCCGGCTGCGCAGGTCGAGATTCTGTGGGAGGTCGTGCGCGAAGACGCCCCGCTGCCGCGCATCCTTGATCCGGTATTCGCGGGCTACGCCGAACGCGATCTGCGTATCGGTGGCATCATGCTCGCGGTGCGCTCCAGCGCCTGGGCCGCCGAAGCGGTGCGCGGGCCATTCTTGGAAGGCGGTAGGGAGCCGGCGACCCTGATGCTATCGAGGTGA
- a CDS encoding class I SAM-dependent methyltransferase — MMVQKTSGIYQLTQIPAIYAAFQRMLGGERARQELVATHIRPAPGARVLDFGCGSGAILPYLGPVEYVGIDLNADHIAQAKAVFGDRGTFYAGDFGSLPVEQHGTFDLVVCLGVLHHLDDARVRELVMMARRYLAADGRFVAVDPVFEPGQAFVARWLAKLDSGKCVRTAPQYAGLVKGGFGNSTTTVRHDLLSLPYSHCITSANATTGGPRRPNVLDS; from the coding sequence ATGATGGTTCAGAAGACATCTGGCATCTATCAGTTGACGCAGATTCCCGCGATATACGCGGCTTTTCAGCGGATGCTGGGCGGCGAACGGGCGCGACAGGAACTTGTGGCGACCCATATTCGCCCCGCACCGGGCGCTCGCGTGCTTGATTTCGGCTGCGGCTCCGGCGCCATCCTGCCCTATCTCGGGCCGGTCGAGTATGTCGGGATCGACCTCAATGCCGACCATATCGCTCAGGCAAAAGCTGTGTTTGGCGATCGCGGAACCTTTTACGCCGGAGACTTCGGCTCGCTACCGGTAGAGCAACACGGTACGTTCGACCTTGTCGTCTGCCTTGGAGTGCTGCACCACCTTGACGACGCCCGAGTGCGCGAGCTCGTTATGATGGCGCGCCGCTACCTTGCAGCAGACGGTCGATTTGTGGCCGTTGATCCCGTGTTCGAACCTGGGCAGGCGTTTGTCGCTCGCTGGCTGGCGAAACTTGACTCCGGAAAATGCGTGCGAACCGCCCCCCAATATGCAGGGCTTGTCAAAGGCGGCTTTGGGAACTCTACGACGACCGTGCGTCACGATCTTCTGTCCTTGCCATACTCGCATTGCATCACGTCGGCGAACGCTACGACAGGAGGGCCTCGAAGGCCCAACGTGCTGGACAGCTAA
- a CDS encoding acetyltransferase has translation MKDIVIFGVGNIAELAAFYLTRDAGRRVAGFTVDAAYLSEPSWNGYPVVAWEEVEQRFPPGSTDVFVAVSYTKLNKFRRDKVAEARAKGYGIASYVSSRATIFEDFVAQPNQFILEDNTIQPFARIGENVTLWSGNHIGHHSAIAEDTFIASHVVVSGGVTIGPRCFIGVNVTIRDHVTIGADCVIGAGSLVLSDIPDNSVLSPASTEISKVPSHRLRRI, from the coding sequence ATGAAGGACATCGTCATCTTCGGGGTCGGAAACATCGCGGAACTGGCTGCCTTCTATCTCACGCGGGATGCTGGTCGCCGTGTGGCGGGCTTCACCGTCGACGCGGCCTACCTCTCCGAGCCCTCCTGGAACGGCTATCCGGTGGTCGCGTGGGAGGAGGTGGAGCAACGCTTCCCGCCGGGTAGTACCGACGTCTTCGTCGCCGTCAGCTATACGAAGCTGAACAAGTTCCGGCGCGACAAGGTCGCGGAGGCTCGCGCGAAAGGTTATGGCATCGCGAGCTATGTGAGTTCCCGCGCGACCATCTTCGAAGACTTCGTGGCACAGCCCAACCAGTTCATCCTGGAAGACAACACCATCCAGCCCTTCGCCCGGATCGGCGAGAACGTCACGCTGTGGTCGGGGAATCACATCGGGCATCACAGTGCGATTGCCGAGGATACGTTCATTGCATCCCATGTCGTCGTGTCCGGGGGCGTGACCATTGGCCCGCGCTGCTTCATCGGCGTGAACGTCACGATCCGGGATCATGTCACCATCGGAGCGGATTGCGTCATCGGCGCCGGCAGCCTGGTCCTGTCCGACATTCCCGACAATTCGGTTCTGTCGCCAGCCTCGACCGAGATTTCCAAGGTGCCGAGCCATCGCTTGCGGCGGATCTGA
- a CDS encoding WbqC family protein: protein MKRVAIIQSSYIPWRGFFAAIALCETFVFFDSVQFTRRDWRTRNVIKTPQGVHWLSVPVQQKGNFHAPIDSMRIADPGWWQAHLKSIEIAYRRATHFDDAFPLVRRLFETIADLPTLSQVNQGMITALCKELGIETRLLRDIDLLPREAMAAMRPTERLVKLSAAADAQIYLSGPSAKSYLDEDEFNALGMQVEWMDYSRFGEPYPQVWGDFASGVSIVDTLLNLGLDQTRAIVLGRYRGVAA from the coding sequence ATGAAGCGCGTCGCGATCATTCAATCGAGTTACATACCGTGGCGAGGTTTCTTCGCCGCCATCGCACTTTGCGAAACGTTCGTATTTTTCGATAGCGTCCAGTTCACTCGGCGTGACTGGCGCACGCGCAATGTGATCAAGACACCTCAGGGCGTTCACTGGCTGTCCGTGCCCGTCCAGCAGAAAGGCAACTTCCACGCCCCGATTGACAGCATGCGCATTGCCGATCCTGGCTGGTGGCAGGCTCATCTGAAGAGCATCGAGATAGCATACCGTCGTGCGACCCATTTCGACGATGCATTTCCATTGGTCCGGCGCCTATTCGAGACGATTGCGGATCTGCCGACTTTGTCACAGGTCAACCAGGGCATGATCACGGCGCTGTGCAAGGAACTCGGGATCGAAACGCGCCTCCTCCGCGACATCGACCTGTTGCCGCGGGAGGCCATGGCCGCAATGCGCCCAACGGAGCGATTGGTGAAGCTCTCGGCTGCCGCTGACGCTCAGATCTACCTGTCTGGCCCTTCGGCCAAGAGCTATCTGGACGAGGACGAGTTCAATGCGCTCGGCATGCAGGTCGAGTGGATGGACTATAGCCGGTTCGGGGAGCCGTATCCGCAAGTCTGGGGCGATTTTGCTTCAGGCGTTTCGATTGTCGACACTCTTCTCAACCTGGGCCTCGACCAGACCCGCGCTATCGTCCTGGGCCGATACCGTGGAGTTGCGGCATGA
- a CDS encoding class I SAM-dependent methyltransferase: MPSVSPVAREFKAFSEAALASPEIAAVAQRCGLGPVEAAQLLATYANEAGVGLELVAPLLRPGMRVLEVGCGIGLLASFLRQSGADITGLEPGASGFGFMPEIGSAILRSLPDRLGTQWLSIGAEQLDPATHGQFDLIYSTNVLEHIPDLEGAVRGMAGVLAPGGTMVHLCPNYTVPYEPHFGIPLVPFFPRATAYLYRETVKRLPGIWEELNFITAFRVKRFARSNRLSVSFDRGLLAAAMRRFDQDPLFRERQGGLAGKVQSTARALGLLGLLEKLPAEFASPMIMRLKHDPNAAEPETVGLHQGG; the protein is encoded by the coding sequence ATGCCGAGCGTTTCACCAGTGGCTAGAGAGTTCAAGGCATTCTCGGAGGCCGCACTCGCCTCTCCCGAAATCGCAGCCGTGGCGCAGCGTTGCGGCCTCGGCCCGGTAGAAGCGGCACAATTGCTCGCGACCTATGCCAATGAGGCCGGCGTCGGACTCGAACTCGTAGCCCCGTTGCTGCGACCCGGCATGCGTGTCCTGGAGGTCGGCTGCGGAATTGGGCTCCTCGCAAGTTTTCTGCGCCAATCAGGTGCGGACATCACGGGCCTCGAACCCGGCGCCTCGGGCTTCGGCTTCATGCCCGAGATCGGCTCGGCGATCCTCCGCAGTCTGCCGGACCGCCTCGGCACACAATGGCTGAGTATCGGCGCGGAACAGCTCGATCCCGCCACACATGGACAATTCGACCTGATCTACTCGACGAACGTACTCGAACATATTCCAGACCTCGAAGGCGCCGTGCGAGGCATGGCTGGCGTGCTGGCACCTGGAGGAACTATGGTTCACCTGTGCCCCAACTATACGGTGCCGTACGAACCTCATTTCGGCATTCCGTTGGTTCCCTTCTTTCCGCGCGCGACGGCCTACCTCTATCGCGAGACGGTGAAGAGGCTCCCGGGGATCTGGGAAGAACTGAACTTCATCACCGCGTTCCGGGTCAAACGCTTTGCCCGCAGCAACCGGCTTTCGGTCTCGTTCGATCGGGGCCTCCTCGCGGCAGCCATGCGTCGCTTTGACCAAGACCCCTTGTTCAGGGAGCGGCAAGGCGGGCTGGCTGGCAAGGTGCAGTCGACGGCAAGGGCGCTAGGCCTTCTTGGATTGCTTGAGAAACTGCCGGCAGAATTCGCTTCTCCGATGATCATGCGGTTGAAGCACGACCCGAACGCTGCGGAGCCCGAAACTGTCGGGCTTCACCAAGGAGGCTGA
- a CDS encoding class I SAM-dependent methyltransferase has protein sequence MSDERHLIRDAVRDYYTTAIERHGPTAKGVDWKDDASHRLRHQQFLRLLAGDPAASVLDLGCGYGDFLSVLRAAGHTGRYVGCDLSAAMIEAARRTFGEGPDRCWHVGDDPPASCDFAIASGIFNVRRGADAASWASHVDETIDNLAHLGCRGFGFNMLSMSSDPERRREDLHYVDPVAMLRTCLDRYGRQVAILQDYGLWEFTVLVRHSSQTASPKPAAP, from the coding sequence ATGAGCGATGAACGGCATCTCATTCGCGATGCGGTGCGCGACTACTATACGACGGCAATCGAGCGCCATGGACCGACCGCGAAGGGCGTGGACTGGAAGGACGACGCCTCCCACCGCCTGAGGCATCAACAATTCCTGCGCCTTCTGGCAGGCGATCCGGCAGCATCTGTGCTCGATCTGGGTTGCGGATACGGCGATTTTCTGTCGGTGCTGCGCGCGGCAGGGCATACCGGCCGCTATGTCGGCTGCGACTTGTCTGCCGCCATGATCGAGGCCGCGCGGCGAACCTTCGGCGAGGGTCCGGACCGATGCTGGCATGTCGGTGACGATCCCCCTGCCTCCTGCGACTTCGCCATTGCGAGTGGGATTTTCAACGTCCGGCGAGGTGCGGATGCGGCGTCCTGGGCGAGCCATGTCGATGAGACCATCGACAACCTGGCCCATCTCGGTTGTCGCGGCTTCGGATTCAACATGCTGTCAATGTCCTCGGACCCGGAGCGACGCCGCGAAGATCTGCACTATGTGGATCCGGTGGCGATGCTGCGGACTTGCCTCGATCGCTATGGCCGGCAAGTCGCCATCCTCCAGGACTATGGCCTCTGGGAGTTCACGGTCCTTGTCCGTCACTCCTCCCAAACCGCGAGCCCGAAGCCGGCTGCGCCATAG